A stretch of Roseibium porphyridii DNA encodes these proteins:
- a CDS encoding bifunctional [glutamine synthetase] adenylyltransferase/[glutamine synthetase]-adenylyl-L-tyrosine phosphorylase gives MDKTGKPERNALDGKTGTRGLLADRITIVPTTPDPDHADLFLKDLLDHPEAGELLKNLIGEKPNLGEFLSGIISNSPYLRDLMLADPPRLLALLQEVPEERIGRLLSEAENAVAEDEDGIMQALRLFKQNLALTLGLADVCGAIVLDQVTGALAGFADAALTAAIRFCLKDLTRRNKFSPVDDERPEVDSGVIVLAMGKHGANELNYSSDIDLIVLYDPDKAPMSGNAEAPVEFVRMTRRLVKIMQDRTADGYVFRTDLRLRPDPGATPLAMSVPAALVYYESLGQNWERAALIKARPCAGDIPAGKEFLREIVPFIWRKYLDFAAISDVQSIKRQIHMHKGHGAIAVAGHNVKLGRGGIREVEFFVQTQQLIAGGRNPELRGRRTLEMLDALCDADWIRVRARDELRNAYVFLRDVEHRIQMMNDEQTQLLPKDNEGLNRVAALMGFEGLPEFEKVLLDHLRKVLHHYAELFEDEPGLSSELGNLVFTGDDHDPDTLDTLARLGFQQPSEAANIVKSWHFGRYPCTRSTKARERLTEMHPSLIGALAATDNADSALRAFDSFLSKLPAGVQLFSLLRSNPQLLSLLATTMGAAPRMAETVSKRVHVLDAVLDPAFFGAMPSVQEFRVGLDRTLAQSRFYEEALDRARIFTQEQQFLIGLRLISDTLSADRVGFALARLAEVVVDRILRQVISHVGENHGSVPGGEVAVLAMGKLGGREMTAASDLDLILLYDAPEDVKESDGRRPLAISQYYTRLTQRLVTALSAPTAEGSLYEVDFRLRPSGNAGPLATNLGGFIAYQEKEAWTWEHMALTRARVIASSSPEFRARIIGNICETLTKPRDLAQLANDVRAMRARIEKEKGTKDVWDLKQVAGGLVDIEFIAQFLQLANAEKSKEILAQGTEEALEKLRDAGFLALGDAELLLEALRLYHRLTQILRLVLSGKFVPSEAPGGVLDLLVQASSSPTFVRLEAELAELQSKVRSVFVRLIGKVEIEE, from the coding sequence ATGGACAAGACGGGAAAACCGGAGAGAAACGCTCTTGATGGCAAAACTGGCACCAGAGGTCTTCTTGCTGACCGGATAACCATCGTCCCGACAACGCCCGATCCGGACCATGCAGACCTTTTTCTGAAAGACCTGCTGGATCATCCTGAAGCGGGCGAACTCCTGAAAAACCTGATCGGGGAAAAACCGAACCTGGGCGAATTTCTCTCAGGCATTATTTCCAATTCCCCTTATTTGCGCGACCTGATGCTTGCTGATCCGCCGCGCTTGTTGGCCTTGCTGCAGGAGGTGCCAGAGGAGCGCATCGGTCGACTGTTGTCAGAAGCAGAAAATGCAGTCGCGGAAGATGAAGACGGTATCATGCAAGCGCTCAGACTGTTCAAGCAGAACCTTGCGCTGACATTGGGGCTGGCGGATGTCTGCGGAGCAATTGTGCTGGACCAGGTAACGGGCGCGCTTGCCGGTTTCGCCGACGCGGCGCTGACAGCAGCCATCCGGTTTTGCCTCAAGGATCTGACCCGCCGCAACAAGTTTTCGCCTGTTGACGACGAGCGGCCCGAGGTCGACAGCGGAGTGATCGTGCTTGCAATGGGCAAACACGGTGCAAACGAACTCAATTATTCTTCAGACATCGATCTGATCGTGCTCTACGACCCGGACAAGGCACCGATGTCCGGCAATGCAGAAGCTCCTGTTGAATTTGTTCGCATGACCCGGCGCCTGGTAAAGATCATGCAGGACAGAACGGCTGACGGTTACGTCTTTCGAACTGATTTGCGCCTGCGTCCCGATCCGGGCGCAACACCGCTGGCAATGTCCGTTCCCGCAGCATTGGTCTACTATGAATCTCTCGGGCAGAATTGGGAGAGAGCAGCACTGATCAAAGCCCGGCCTTGCGCTGGCGACATTCCGGCAGGCAAGGAATTCCTCAGAGAAATTGTGCCTTTTATCTGGCGTAAGTATCTGGACTTCGCAGCGATTTCGGATGTGCAGTCGATCAAGCGGCAAATCCATATGCACAAAGGCCACGGCGCCATTGCCGTTGCTGGCCACAACGTCAAGCTTGGACGTGGCGGTATTCGAGAAGTGGAATTCTTCGTTCAAACGCAGCAGCTGATTGCAGGTGGCCGCAATCCTGAACTGCGTGGGCGCCGGACACTTGAAATGCTTGATGCGCTTTGCGATGCGGATTGGATCCGGGTGCGCGCAAGAGATGAGTTGAGGAACGCCTATGTCTTCTTGCGGGATGTGGAACATCGCATTCAAATGATGAATGACGAGCAGACCCAGCTTTTGCCAAAAGACAACGAGGGTCTCAATCGTGTCGCCGCATTGATGGGGTTTGAAGGCCTGCCCGAGTTCGAGAAAGTCTTGCTCGATCATCTGCGCAAGGTGCTGCATCACTATGCTGAACTCTTCGAAGACGAGCCCGGCTTGTCGTCCGAGCTGGGCAATCTGGTCTTCACCGGTGATGATCATGATCCCGATACGCTGGATACCCTGGCGAGGCTCGGCTTTCAGCAGCCGTCCGAGGCCGCCAACATTGTCAAATCCTGGCACTTCGGCCGCTATCCCTGCACACGGTCGACCAAGGCCCGTGAGCGCTTGACCGAAATGCATCCCTCACTGATCGGAGCGCTCGCGGCAACGGACAACGCGGATTCGGCGCTAAGAGCATTCGACAGTTTCCTGTCCAAACTCCCCGCCGGCGTGCAATTGTTTTCGCTTTTGAGATCGAACCCGCAGTTGCTGTCGTTGCTTGCAACGACCATGGGAGCTGCCCCGCGCATGGCCGAAACGGTTTCAAAGCGCGTGCATGTTCTGGACGCGGTCCTTGATCCGGCCTTCTTCGGTGCCATGCCAAGCGTACAGGAGTTTCGCGTCGGTCTTGATCGTACGCTTGCACAGTCTCGCTTTTACGAAGAAGCCTTGGACAGGGCGCGCATCTTTACTCAGGAACAGCAGTTTCTGATCGGCTTGAGGTTGATCTCAGACACGCTTTCCGCCGACCGGGTCGGGTTTGCTTTGGCCAGACTGGCCGAAGTTGTTGTCGACCGCATCCTGCGGCAGGTGATTTCTCATGTCGGTGAGAACCACGGCAGTGTTCCAGGGGGAGAAGTCGCGGTTCTTGCCATGGGGAAACTTGGCGGACGTGAGATGACCGCTGCCTCGGATCTCGATCTGATCTTGCTCTATGACGCTCCGGAGGATGTCAAAGAGTCCGATGGACGACGGCCATTGGCGATTTCACAATACTACACCCGCCTGACGCAAAGGCTTGTCACCGCTCTGTCTGCGCCGACAGCAGAAGGCTCTCTTTATGAGGTTGACTTCAGGCTGCGTCCATCCGGCAACGCTGGCCCATTGGCAACAAATCTGGGCGGCTTCATCGCCTACCAGGAAAAGGAAGCGTGGACCTGGGAGCATATGGCTTTGACCCGAGCCAGAGTGATTGCGTCGTCGTCACCGGAGTTCAGAGCCAGGATTATCGGGAACATCTGCGAGACGCTGACCAAACCACGGGATCTTGCGCAACTTGCCAATGACGTGCGGGCCATGCGGGCGCGCATTGAAAAGGAAAAGGGAACTAAAGATGTCTGGGACCTGAAACAGGTCGCCGGTGGCTTGGTCGATATCGAATTCATTGCTCAATTCCTGCAACTGGCCAATGCCGAAAAAAGCAAAGAGATTCTGGCGCAGGGAACAGAAGAGGCGCTGGAAAAACTGCGGGACGCTGGCTTCCTGGCACTCGGCGATGCGGAGTTGTTGCTGGAGGCGTTGCGTCTCTACCACAGGCTAACGCAGATCCTTCGGCTTGTGCTGTCCGGCAAGTTTGTGCCTTCGGAGGCTCCAGGTGGCGTGCTTGACCTGCTTGTTCAGGCGTCCTCGAGCCCGACATTCGTGCGACTGGAGGCGGAGCTGGCGGAACTGCAAAGTAAGGTTCGTTCAGTGTTCGTGCGATTGATTGGAAAAGTCGAGATCGAGGAATGA
- a CDS encoding sensor histidine kinase: protein MTRLTRFTRTTAFKLSLLYVGVFTVMSGFLVVYVAENTDHLMSEQVVQSVDSELKGLADVYVRGGVRDLVETIDRRSRHPDASLYLLTDFAGNALVGNIARLPTVVLEEADGGLRRVRYTRLGQNTEDIERQAMVRTFELRGGFRLLVGRDLGDQLKFSNLLANALRLWLVVIVLMGAITWFFVNSRVMKRIDDISATSRTIMHGDLTGRLSVAGNNDEFDRLAINLNTMLERIELLMQSMKDVTDNIAHDLKTPLTRLQTRIEIALRDAKGEEGYRDALEATLDETDHLLRIFNALLRIARIESMAPGTVMEPTDLNKMVAEIAELYEPLVEDEGGRLETEVPAGLYAECNKDLISQVLVNLTENALKYGRPIEGDLVIRMSARLEDDRVQLSVSDNGAGIPEKDQDRVKERFVRLEESRSEPGTGLGLSLVKAVARLHGGELRFKNETPGLSARIDLKPAEPDGSGSGNGQDGKTGEKRS, encoded by the coding sequence GTGACGCGGCTCACTAGATTTACTCGAACGACGGCATTCAAGCTGTCGTTGCTCTATGTCGGCGTTTTCACGGTCATGTCCGGTTTTCTGGTCGTTTACGTGGCTGAAAACACCGACCACCTGATGTCCGAGCAGGTCGTTCAATCCGTCGATTCCGAGCTTAAGGGATTGGCGGATGTGTACGTTCGCGGTGGCGTCCGTGATCTGGTGGAAACCATTGACCGTCGCTCCAGACATCCTGACGCCAGCCTCTATCTGCTGACCGACTTTGCCGGCAATGCCCTTGTCGGAAACATTGCCCGCCTTCCGACCGTTGTGCTCGAAGAAGCCGATGGCGGATTGCGCCGCGTACGCTACACGAGGCTTGGTCAGAATACCGAAGATATTGAACGCCAGGCCATGGTGCGCACGTTTGAGCTGCGCGGCGGCTTTCGTCTTCTTGTCGGACGGGACCTCGGCGATCAGCTGAAATTCTCCAATTTGTTGGCGAACGCGCTGCGGCTCTGGCTCGTCGTTATTGTTCTGATGGGCGCGATCACCTGGTTTTTTGTCAACAGCCGCGTGATGAAGCGTATCGACGATATCTCCGCCACCAGCCGGACCATTATGCACGGCGATTTGACAGGCCGGCTGTCTGTTGCGGGCAATAATGATGAATTCGATCGGCTTGCGATCAATCTCAACACCATGCTGGAACGCATTGAGCTGCTCATGCAGTCGATGAAAGACGTGACCGACAACATCGCCCATGACTTGAAAACGCCCCTGACGCGCCTTCAGACACGCATCGAAATCGCATTGCGCGATGCAAAGGGAGAAGAGGGGTATCGCGACGCTCTCGAAGCCACACTCGATGAGACCGACCACCTGCTTCGGATTTTCAATGCATTGCTGAGGATCGCCAGAATTGAATCGATGGCGCCTGGAACGGTCATGGAGCCGACAGATCTGAACAAGATGGTCGCGGAAATCGCAGAGCTCTATGAACCGCTCGTTGAAGATGAAGGCGGGCGCCTTGAGACCGAGGTACCAGCCGGCCTATACGCTGAATGCAACAAGGACCTGATCAGCCAGGTTCTGGTCAACCTGACTGAAAACGCCTTGAAATATGGCCGCCCTATAGAAGGTGATCTCGTGATCCGAATGTCGGCACGTCTGGAAGATGACCGGGTGCAGCTGTCGGTCAGCGACAACGGTGCTGGTATTCCGGAGAAGGATCAGGACCGGGTGAAAGAGCGCTTCGTGCGTCTAGAAGAAAGCCGTTCAGAACCTGGAACCGGCCTTGGATTGAGCCTTGTCAAGGCAGTCGCCCGCTTGCATGGAGGAGAGTTGCGCTTCAAGAATGAGACGCCGGGCCTGTCCGCCCGGATCGACTTGAAGCCGGCAGAGCCGGATGGCAGCGGGAGTGGAAATGGACAAGACGGGAAAACCGGAGAGAAACGCTCTTGA
- a CDS encoding response regulator transcription factor has product MLRILVIEDDPEAASYLVKGLTELGHTADQAADGQTGLQMSLDSDYDILIVDRMLPRLDGLSVIQQLRDEGNHTPVLILSALGQVDDRVKGLKAGGDDYLPKPYAFTELQARVEALARRPKSASQVETTYTVGDLTLDRMAHSCRRGETEIPLQPREFRLLEYLMQNAGQVVTRTMLLENVWEYHFDPQTNVIDVHISRLRGKIDKGFATPLLHTIRGAGYTIRDAAH; this is encoded by the coding sequence ATGTTGAGGATTCTTGTTATCGAAGATGATCCCGAAGCGGCCAGCTACCTCGTGAAGGGCCTGACCGAACTCGGGCACACGGCCGACCAGGCCGCAGACGGGCAGACAGGATTGCAGATGTCGCTGGACAGCGACTACGACATCCTCATTGTCGACCGCATGTTGCCCCGGCTGGATGGACTGTCCGTGATTCAGCAGCTTCGCGACGAAGGCAATCATACACCGGTGTTGATCCTTTCCGCCCTCGGTCAGGTGGATGACCGGGTCAAGGGCCTGAAAGCCGGCGGCGACGACTATCTGCCCAAACCTTATGCCTTTACCGAACTCCAGGCGCGTGTCGAAGCGCTTGCCAGACGGCCGAAATCCGCCAGCCAGGTCGAAACAACCTATACCGTCGGTGATCTGACACTTGACCGTATGGCGCATTCCTGCCGCCGGGGCGAAACCGAAATCCCTCTTCAACCTCGAGAATTCCGTTTGCTCGAATACCTGATGCAGAATGCCGGTCAGGTGGTCACCCGCACCATGCTTCTGGAAAATGTCTGGGAGTATCATTTCGACCCGCAAACCAATGTGATCGACGTTCATATCTCGCGCTTGCGCGGCAAGATCGACAAGGGCTTCGCCACACCGCTTCTGCACACCATCAGAGGTGCTGGATACACGATCCGTGACGCGGCTCACTAG
- a CDS encoding Do family serine endopeptidase, whose translation MQNGRSVSPLRSRRAKLLAGVFALGAAGLLTAQTIVPSQLAHAEAVRVNAASPADFSDVVSTVSPAVVSVRVKQAVEPRMMNFNGREGSQEFFKGLPDGHPFERFFRDFGNPGAEEGQRERRNPRQFGMSQGSGFFISKDGFVVTNHHVIDRGTEFTVIDQNGDESNATLIGADKRTDLALLKVEADKDFTYVDFADDAPEVGEWTVAIGNPFGLGGSVTAGIVSARGRDIGAGPYDDFIQIDAPVNRGNSGGPAFNMKGEVIGVNAAIFSPSGGNVGIAFAIPASTAQDVIMELKDDGTVVRGWLGVQIQNVTDDIAESLGLDQARGAIVAEAQENSPAQKAGLRSGDTILAVDGTSVEGPRDLSKIVAAYEPDTKVDVTIWRDGEEQDVTVTLGRLKEQEQAAVEQPQVEETKTSLDELGLVLTTKSEAGMEGKGVVIAEIDPESPAAEKRLSTGDVILEVAGMQVSNPEDVLKALDKAEKDGRKAVLFRVETNNSTRFVALPMNLA comes from the coding sequence ATGCAAAACGGTCGGTCAGTTTCTCCCTTGCGGTCTCGCCGCGCCAAATTACTGGCAGGAGTATTCGCGCTCGGCGCTGCGGGTCTTTTGACCGCGCAAACCATTGTCCCCAGCCAGTTGGCGCACGCCGAAGCTGTACGCGTGAATGCAGCGTCTCCGGCGGACTTTTCTGACGTTGTCAGCACCGTAAGCCCTGCCGTTGTCAGTGTTCGCGTGAAGCAGGCAGTTGAGCCCCGCATGATGAACTTCAATGGCAGAGAAGGATCCCAGGAATTCTTCAAAGGCCTGCCGGACGGGCATCCGTTTGAACGCTTCTTCCGTGACTTTGGAAACCCTGGTGCTGAAGAAGGCCAGCGCGAGCGTCGCAATCCGCGTCAGTTCGGCATGTCTCAGGGCTCCGGCTTCTTCATCTCCAAAGATGGTTTTGTTGTCACCAATCATCACGTGATTGATCGCGGTACCGAATTTACGGTCATCGACCAGAATGGTGACGAGTCCAACGCAACCCTGATCGGCGCTGACAAGCGCACAGATTTGGCGCTACTGAAAGTCGAAGCCGACAAGGACTTTACTTACGTCGATTTTGCCGATGATGCTCCGGAAGTCGGAGAGTGGACAGTTGCAATCGGCAATCCGTTCGGTCTCGGCGGTTCTGTGACTGCAGGTATCGTATCTGCTCGTGGACGCGATATTGGCGCCGGTCCTTACGACGACTTCATCCAGATTGACGCGCCAGTCAATCGCGGAAACTCCGGTGGTCCGGCTTTCAACATGAAGGGTGAGGTGATTGGTGTGAATGCGGCGATCTTCTCGCCGTCAGGTGGCAATGTCGGTATTGCCTTCGCAATCCCGGCTTCGACCGCGCAAGATGTCATCATGGAGCTGAAGGACGACGGTACAGTCGTACGCGGCTGGCTGGGTGTTCAGATCCAGAACGTGACCGATGACATCGCGGAAAGCCTTGGCCTTGATCAGGCCCGCGGCGCCATCGTCGCGGAAGCGCAGGAAAACAGCCCGGCTCAGAAGGCTGGCCTGCGCTCAGGCGACACCATCCTCGCGGTGGACGGCACCAGCGTCGAAGGGCCTCGTGATCTGTCCAAGATCGTTGCTGCCTATGAGCCCGACACCAAGGTTGACGTTACCATCTGGCGTGACGGCGAAGAACAGGACGTGACCGTTACACTCGGCCGTCTGAAGGAGCAGGAACAGGCTGCTGTCGAACAGCCTCAGGTCGAAGAAACAAAAACCAGCCTTGATGAGTTGGGCCTGGTTCTGACCACCAAGTCCGAAGCCGGTATGGAAGGCAAGGGCGTTGTGATTGCGGAGATCGATCCGGAAAGCCCTGCAGCCGAAAAGCGTCTCAGCACTGGTGACGTCATTCTTGAAGTCGCCGGGATGCAGGTGAGCAACCCGGAAGATGTTCTCAAGGCACTCGACAAGGCCGAGAAGGACGGCCGCAAGGCGGTTCTCTTCAGGGTCGAGACCAACAACTCAACACGGTTCGTGGCGCTTCCCATGAACCTTGCCTGA
- a CDS encoding glutathione S-transferase → MNTYPILYSFRRCPYAIRARLAFHASRKTVELREIVLRDKAPEFLKTSPSATVPCLKEGNTVLDESLDIMLWTLRQSDPEHWLQPEVGTLDEALELIEMCDGPFKRHLDRYKYDTRYQDADRETERGAASDILWQWEKRLSQGSWLMGKRASLADYAILPFVRQFANSDRTWFDGEAWNAIKAWLTAFEASEQFQAVMPKWSKWTAGNAPVLFPDPSS, encoded by the coding sequence ATGAATACCTACCCAATTCTGTACTCCTTTCGGCGATGTCCCTATGCAATTCGAGCGCGTCTTGCTTTTCACGCAAGCAGAAAAACAGTTGAACTGCGCGAGATTGTACTGCGTGACAAGGCTCCTGAATTTCTGAAAACGTCGCCATCGGCAACAGTTCCTTGCCTGAAGGAAGGGAACACTGTGCTGGATGAAAGTTTGGACATCATGCTGTGGACGCTGCGTCAATCTGATCCAGAGCATTGGTTGCAGCCCGAAGTAGGGACGCTTGATGAGGCACTCGAGTTGATCGAGATGTGCGACGGCCCATTCAAGCGCCATCTTGACCGTTACAAATACGATACCCGCTACCAGGACGCTGACCGTGAAACTGAGCGCGGTGCTGCGTCCGACATCCTCTGGCAGTGGGAAAAGCGCTTGTCGCAAGGCTCCTGGCTGATGGGAAAACGTGCGTCACTTGCCGACTACGCAATTCTTCCCTTTGTCCGTCAGTTTGCCAATTCCGACCGAACATGGTTCGACGGAGAGGCTTGGAATGCCATCAAAGCATGGCTTACAGCATTTGAGGCTTCTGAGCAGTTTCAAGCCGTAATGCCCAAATGGTCGAAATGGACGGCGGGGAACGCGCCAGTGTTGTTTCCAGACCCCTCGTCGTAA
- a CDS encoding DUF2336 domain-containing protein, producing the protein MTESLLQLAKDSSADKKHELAEHVTGLLVARASDTRSEETSLLNNMLEGVYDSLELEARKTMSERLCTVEATSNKLAVAMAGDELPIAQAVLERSNSLREEDLQNIAATKDEAYLLALAKRDHISKDLGGILVKRGSKKVKHAVAANLGAEITMPVFETLVKDMPKQLGDRIRHLRKSNDELLEDLFKDDGEIAAGKELVKRPSKISPKAWLMGIRLKKTNLNKAIYQLSIEHNLLDAVALLSFFCGLDMKYVHNLMVRFDSTGIATVCRATGIGAKEFQAICKERCKHLKFPESTGSKWLTNYHMLDETDARRLLSLMKMKLKATKQEKAA; encoded by the coding sequence ATGACTGAGTCGCTCCTTCAACTTGCAAAAGACAGTTCCGCCGACAAGAAACACGAGCTCGCAGAGCACGTGACCGGACTGCTTGTAGCACGGGCAAGCGACACTCGATCAGAAGAAACCAGTCTCCTGAACAATATGCTCGAAGGCGTTTACGATTCTCTGGAATTGGAAGCCCGGAAAACGATGTCCGAACGCCTTTGCACTGTTGAGGCGACTTCAAACAAGCTTGCCGTAGCAATGGCGGGCGATGAATTGCCGATTGCTCAGGCGGTTCTTGAGCGCTCCAATTCCCTTCGCGAGGAAGATCTTCAGAACATCGCTGCAACCAAGGACGAAGCCTATCTGCTTGCGTTGGCCAAACGCGACCACATCAGCAAGGATCTTGGCGGTATTCTCGTCAAACGCGGCAGCAAGAAGGTTAAGCATGCGGTCGCGGCAAATCTGGGCGCCGAGATCACCATGCCGGTGTTCGAGACCCTGGTTAAGGACATGCCCAAACAGCTGGGGGATCGCATCCGGCATCTGCGCAAGTCGAATGACGAACTGCTTGAGGACCTTTTCAAGGACGACGGAGAAATCGCTGCCGGCAAAGAGCTTGTCAAACGCCCGTCAAAGATCAGTCCGAAAGCCTGGCTGATGGGCATCAGGCTGAAGAAAACCAATCTGAACAAGGCAATCTATCAGCTCTCCATCGAGCATAATCTTCTGGATGCCGTTGCACTGTTGTCCTTTTTCTGCGGACTGGACATGAAGTATGTTCACAACCTGATGGTTCGCTTTGATTCAACAGGTATCGCAACAGTTTGCCGTGCAACCGGTATTGGCGCGAAGGAATTTCAAGCCATCTGCAAGGAACGCTGCAAGCACTTGAAGTTTCCCGAAAGCACAGGCAGCAAGTGGTTGACCAACTATCACATGCTTGATGAGACCGATGCCCGGCGCTTGCTGTCGCTCATGAAGATGAAGCTGAAGGCGACAAAACAGGAAAAGGCCGCCTGA
- a CDS encoding LysR family transcriptional regulator translates to MMLSVLPQTFVTVVETGSITRAAEDMNLAKSAVSQNLKRLETQLDVKLAVRTTRRLSLTPAGKRYYQKCKELIALSRLAQTEMEAFGARPSGPITITAPHALIATVIAPAIALVRRQFPHLTPQVIADDKRLDLVAEGIDVSLTVGDLPDSSLKARRVGALRDVLCVAPELLDAAPSADDPAFMEWAQSLPYIAHVREPENLEHILQSQEGGNPIRLCFKTSFRSNTVEAIAALAREGLGVALLPDIGVVEDLRAKRLVPLFSKHTLEPTPVYALHAYEKLQPGSVRATIKAIETILASAVAWR, encoded by the coding sequence ATGATGTTATCCGTTTTGCCGCAAACTTTCGTCACTGTTGTTGAGACTGGCTCGATTACCCGTGCTGCGGAAGATATGAACCTGGCAAAATCGGCGGTCAGCCAAAATCTGAAGCGACTTGAAACCCAGCTCGATGTGAAGCTGGCCGTACGCACGACGCGACGTTTGTCACTCACGCCTGCAGGCAAACGGTACTACCAGAAGTGCAAAGAGCTGATTGCGTTGTCGCGACTTGCGCAAACGGAAATGGAAGCCTTCGGCGCCAGGCCATCTGGACCGATCACGATCACCGCGCCCCACGCATTGATTGCAACTGTCATAGCACCGGCGATCGCGCTTGTGAGGCGGCAGTTTCCGCATCTGACACCGCAGGTTATCGCTGACGACAAACGGCTTGATCTTGTTGCCGAGGGTATTGACGTATCACTGACTGTTGGAGATCTGCCGGACAGCAGTTTGAAGGCAAGACGTGTCGGCGCTTTGAGGGACGTGCTTTGCGTTGCCCCTGAACTGCTCGATGCCGCACCTTCTGCCGACGATCCGGCCTTCATGGAATGGGCGCAGTCACTGCCTTACATTGCACACGTGCGTGAGCCTGAGAATCTGGAGCACATCCTTCAATCTCAAGAAGGTGGCAATCCGATAAGACTTTGTTTCAAAACGAGCTTTCGCAGTAACACCGTCGAAGCCATCGCCGCACTCGCTAGGGAAGGTTTGGGCGTCGCACTGTTGCCGGACATAGGCGTTGTTGAAGACCTGCGCGCAAAAAGGCTTGTGCCTCTTTTTAGCAAACACACGCTCGAACCAACGCCTGTTTATGCACTTCATGCTTATGAAAAACTGCAGCCCGGGTCAGTTCGGGCAACCATCAAAGCGATCGAGACTATTCTTGCAAGCGCCGTTGCCTGGCGTTGA
- a CDS encoding putative quinol monooxygenase, translated as MTHIVTFELTSADGASDSLATFLETILPETRRFEGCKNAEFALSESAPAQALLIEKWQSKTAFEAYLNWRVERGDYARLRKLLAAEPALTHFTQA; from the coding sequence ATGACCCACATTGTTACCTTTGAGTTGACCTCAGCAGACGGGGCGAGTGACAGCCTCGCCACCTTCCTGGAAACCATCCTGCCGGAGACCCGTCGTTTTGAAGGCTGCAAAAACGCTGAATTCGCCCTTTCTGAAAGCGCGCCTGCCCAGGCTTTGCTCATCGAGAAATGGCAATCGAAAACCGCCTTTGAAGCCTATCTGAACTGGCGCGTTGAACGCGGCGACTATGCAAGGCTGCGCAAGCTTCTCGCCGCCGAACCTGCCCTCACTCACTTCACCCAAGCCTGA
- a CDS encoding nuclear transport factor 2 family protein, with the protein MKLKHTLTAIVAILALTGGQIFAQEAETRAASEYELSTAVAKASRAWRDAFNAGDATAAAALYEEDAIMVAKPFGTFKGRDAIEAFWTKLIEDGFDDVVYFNTSTTIVDKSLTSARVAADWKMNNAQGIITNEHWVLQPDGSVLLREDHFEVAQ; encoded by the coding sequence ATGAAACTGAAACATACACTCACCGCCATTGTCGCAATCCTCGCCCTGACCGGTGGACAAATTTTCGCGCAGGAAGCGGAGACGCGTGCTGCCAGCGAATACGAACTCAGCACCGCCGTTGCAAAGGCCAGCCGTGCCTGGCGCGATGCCTTCAATGCTGGTGACGCAACCGCAGCTGCAGCGCTTTATGAAGAAGACGCTATCATGGTCGCCAAACCGTTCGGAACATTCAAAGGCCGTGACGCCATTGAAGCGTTCTGGACAAAACTCATTGAAGATGGATTTGATGATGTCGTCTACTTCAACACATCAACCACAATCGTTGACAAAAGTCTGACCTCCGCGCGCGTTGCGGCGGATTGGAAAATGAACAATGCACAAGGGATCATCACCAATGAGCATTGGGTCCTGCAACCTGACGGCAGTGTCCTGTTGCGCGAAGATCATTTCGAGGTTGCTCAGTAA